The following is a genomic window from Candidatus Liberimonas magnetica.
ATGCTTACAACAAAAAACTATATGGTTTTGCTTTACGGTTACTGGTTACTGGTCACTGTTTTTAATTCTTGTAGTTTTGATTATAGAAAACAGTATTTTTGACAATTCTTCTGCATTTTTGTAAAGCTTATCGAAATTTTCGATACTTATAAATCCAGTGTCTTTAAGCAATAATAACCAGTACTTAGTTTCAAGGCATTCTTTATATGCAATCGAGATTTTTGACGAAAACTCAGTTTTTGATATGGCTCCGTTTGCTTCTGCCACGTTTGCCCCAATTGAGGTTCCACATTTTAACAATTGTTTTGAAAGAACAAATTCTTTTTTTTGACTGCTTAAATCTTTGTATATATTAACAATTTCCAAAGCAAATTTATATGCCTTATTATACAAATTATTATCTAACATTTTCTTTGTCGTTTCCAGTCACTGGTTACTGTTCACTGATAACTGTAAAAAGTGAGCCCGGTGCGACTTGAACGCACGACACCTTCCTTAAAAGGGAAGTGCTCTACCAACTGAGCTACGGGCCCATATACTATACTTTTCTTCAATGAACTGTGTTATGCTATTTCTTTTTTACTTAAAGCCGTGAAAGTTTAACATATGAATCTGAGTTTGTCAACCCAGAAAGAAAATTTTAGTTTACCCCGTCTACAAAGTCGGCGATTCTGCCACTAAGACGAGTAATATCTTAAAAAATGCTTAAGTCGTACCTTTAAGTCCCTTGCATCTGTTAGTTCAGATAGCAATTCATTTGTCAATACTTGTTGTGTTTTCAATTAGTTTTATCACAAGAATTATTAATAATTTTCAAAAGTCTGCATAAAAAAATCGATATATTTTGGGCTTAATTTCTAGACAGAAGTCGGAGCCAGGGTTTCAGAAGTAAACATTACTTGACTACAAATATAATATCTGCTAAGGAATTGTATATTTGAGGTTTTTCTTTATAGTTGAATTTAATTTCGAGGCTTGAAGGAGTCTTTTTCTGAAAAGTATCAAGAAAATTATTAATAGTTGGGGTTAGTAAATTAAGATTTCTTTTTAGTTTCCAAGAACTTGAAAAGTCATCAGTGTCAATTAGAACCAGAAACAATCTATTTTCAGAACCAAATCGCATTTCACCTTGATTTTCATATAGCCATTGCGCAAGCATTTTTGGATTAGCTTGAGCTTCTTTGACAATCTGCATATTACTTTGTTTTATTTCAGAAAGAACTTTCGAAGATGATTTATCACCTTTGTCTTTAAGTTTTTCAGATATTTCATAGTATATATCTGAAGCACTTCCAGATTTGTCAAATGACAATTGTAATTCTTTTGCTTTTGACTTCAAATATGTTAATTCAACAGGCAACCCTTTTTCTTTTCTCTTTAATTTCATATATTCCGAAGGGAAATATGTTACTTTTAAGTCAAACGGTATATTGTTTATAAAAAAGTCAACACTTTTTATCTGCCCAACCGTCGGCAATACTGATTTATGAGATTTAAAAATATGTTCAATTAGAATACTCGTCCAATGATTATACCAACTGTTTAGCACATATCCCTGGACAGCGCAGTTAATTTCCTTCTCAAATTTTGACATTAGAAGATCATAGGACGATATTGCTTTTACATAATGCGTAACCAAGTATTTATCAAGCGAGTTTTGATAATCACCACCCCATTCAAAAACCTTCAATTTATATAATTCTGATACAAGCTTTTCTCTTTTAAGACTCTTCAGCAGAGATATGTTCTTCTCGCGCATATAATTATCAAGCATTCTATGCGATTTTTGTATATCATGAGATAAAATATTAAAGAGTTCCTTAAATTGTTCTTTAAGTGCGGTTGAAGATAAAGTAATTGAGTATTTTGAAACAAACTCTGATATAAGTTCTTTTCTAACAACCGATTTTGTTTTTAGCCATAATTGCCCGGCTGAATCATTGTTAAACAGGTCTAATGTCTCGCTGTCATATCTTGTTTTCCAAAATGAAAAATCACTTTTCATATATTACTCCAAATTTAGCTTAAAGCTACATCTTTAATTTTAGGTATCGTTAAAATCCACCCTGGTATTTTATCTAATTCATGATTTTCCAATATTTTAGAATCTTTATGCTTCATCATAAGGACATAATCAGTTTTCATCCCACCCTTCCTGTTATCCTGAATAACAGAATTGGCCGAGTATTCCATGGGAAATGCACCAGCAAATACGAGATCGCTTGTACCTGCAAGAATTTCCATAAACTCCCAACTCTTCTTATCTCTTGCGTTGTAATATAATAAAAATAATCCGTCGACCTTCAATATTCTACTTGATTCTTTTATTAGCGCTTTCATATCTTCAACATAATGTGATTTATTTTTATTACGTTCTTTTGCATTCGACACTATAATTTCTTTTTCAAAAACAACTTTTTTGTTTAATATCGAATTCCACATTTCACTAAGTTCTAAATAAGGTATTCTATCACTGTGAGGGGGATCGGTGCAAATAAGCTTAATGGATTTATCTGGTAATAATCGCATCGTGTCCAAGCAATTGCTATTAATAATTGATGCGCCAATATCAGCATTTAAAAGCTTTGTAATAGAGCTAAAGACTGGATAAGTCTCTATATTCGTTTCAATCAATGCTTTGTATAATTTATTTGCTCGACTTTCAAAACAATTCCATACATTGATTTCGAAATGAAGCTTCGGTCTCCAGAACCCGACAACCCAGCTACCAACCTCAATTTTATCTGAATGTTTATTTTTTGTTTTACCCCGTCCTGTTATGGCAAATACCATTGAAGACATTTGACCTGATGATGATGTAAGGGTTAAAAACAAAGCTCTTTGTAGCGAAGTAGGATACTTCTGGATTTCATCAATGATCAAGTCAATATTTCGCAAAGCTCTTTTTGTAAATAAGTCAGTTATTGACATTGTTGATTTAGAATTTATTCTTGAATTCGTAAAAAAAGTAGCATTGCGAATATTCCTGATATTATAATCTGAAAAAGAGGTTATAAGGTTTAAATCATATTGATTTGGTTCAAATTCAACCCTACTTCTCCCTGTTTTAGGCTTTATCCAAACCTTCATCAAATTGTTATTATGCCAAAGATAGTGAGATGCAATTTTCCCGTCTTTAAGAAGATAGGATAAATTTATCTTTTCTTTTACTCTGCTTTCAATTTCTTTAATCGCACTGAGGTATAAGTCTGATTTTGGTAAATCCAAAATAAAATTAGCATGCTCAACGGAAACAGGGTTTAAATCGATTCCAATAAATCTACGATTCCTTGCTAAGCACTCTTTGCTGATTAAACCTGATCCAAGAAATGGATCAAGAACAATGTCAGTTTCATTTGTGTAATTTTGAATAAAATAGACTATGCTTTCTGTTGGTTTTTTTCCCCAATATTTATGAAAGGAGTATAATCCTTTATACGCTTCAGGATTACTTATATCATCAATAGTTTTTATATCCATATTAAAAAGTGTCTGTTGCATAAAACCCTTATATATTTGTCTTATTGTTTTAATACGTCTAATTTAGGGATTAATTTATAACTACCAATAATCTTTTGTATTGTTGTCTTTAGTTTTACGTTACAATTATACAACTTCCGAATGAGGTTAGCAACTGATTAAAATTAGCTGGTGGCAAAAGCACATGGATTGCATAATGACATTTCTCAGGTAATGCAATTATATTCACTAATTTCTGATTCTTCTATATCAAATTATTTACGCTTTACAAGAAACTAATTTTAAAGAGCGGATGCTTCTTTTAATTTACCGTACATAAAACTAGACCTAGGAGTTATAGACCTATAGTTATAAGTCCTTAAATCCAGGATATCCTGATCATACATGCCGATAGATATGCATCTTTTATATGATTCTATGGCCTGCTGCTTCTTTTTAAAGCTCAAAGATACGTCCCCGAACAAAACCTGAGCTTCCATGTACCACATCAACACCATCTCGGAAAAAAAATCTTTATATGCGCCGCTCTTTTTAATATTCCTGTAAGAATAAAACAGCCACGGCCTTTCATATTCATTGTAATCATAAATATTTTTTAAAGGGCTGCATTTATAACTTAAACCGACAGGGTAGCTTTTAAATAAACCTGAAAAATATAAACGGCATGACGGGTCTGCATATATTGAGGTTTCTGTGTTTTTAGAGTTTTCCAGTATTTCCATAAATTTATCCGGCACAATCACGAAGGTAAGGTCACTGCGTTTTTTCCTTACAAATTTCATATACCTGCCGATAGAATCAAGGTGCTGGCCTGCAAAGAGTATCGAACCTGGTTTGATAGTCCTGAAGAAATTCAGGCAGTAATCATCGCATAAGAAGTTATTCCTTTTATTGACCGGGCCGATATGAGCGGACAGCGGAGACAAACTTAAAATAAAAACTAAAATATAAAAAAACAGCTTCTTTGTTTTGTCAAGAACCAGTGCATTTGCCACAAAACCCAAAGCACTGCCTATCACGATAGCAAACAAACTCTCGAAAACCGGCAGGTAGCGCTCATTCATGGCTTCTTTAAACGGGTCATCAAGGCCGAAAGCGGAAAAAACAAGCCATACCGGGCCTGAAAAAATCATCAGAAACAGGATAAGATAAAATATATTTTTGTCGTTTTTCCACAACGCAAAAAAACCTAAGGTTCCGATCATTGCCCAAATCAAGGAAAAATGATCGGACAAGGCAAAGAAAAACCATTTTGCCTTAAGTAACACTTCTTGTTTTGTGATAGAGGCCTTTGCAAGGTTAGACATCCTAAACCCGGACATTTCTTTTCTTGTCAGAAAATTATAAAGGTTTTCAATATTAGAAGTATTTCCTGTATTTATCAAAGGGCTCATGGACGACCTTACAGGAAGATAAAAATGTATCGAAAAACCAAGAAAAAAAAGAAGAATAGAAACTGCAAAAAACTTTATTCTATCCTTTCTTATCGAAAAAATAGAAACAAAGAACAGCAACGGTATGAACATAAGCAAAAAATAATGCCCTCCGATGGCAAATCCGACAAGATAATAAGATAAATACAAATACCTTAAGCTCGTGTGCTCTTTTAGATACAATATCAAACTATATAAGCAAAGGGCCGTTAAAAATGTTATCAAAGTGAATGTTTTTGCAAAGGTTGTTATATACCAAAATTCATAAGAGAAAGAAAATATTACTATAGCAGCTATCGAAACAACAATATCTTTGGTAATAGCTATAAGTATCTTAAATAAAACCATTAATGTAAGTACGGCTAAAAGTGAGGAAAGAAGGTTTAATCTATAGGCGCTATTGCCAATAGGAAAAAGCGAAGATATTTTTCCTAAGAGGACGTATAACGGGTTCCCGGGAGAATGTGCTATCCCCAGAGTGTGGCAGACAGCTATATACTCTCCGGAATCTTCAGGCGCGCAGGCAGGGTAAAGGGTATAGGTATAAAAAGCCAGTATTGATATGAGTATGATATATATTAGATTCTGCTTCATTCTTAAGCCGGTTTGGTTTAGGTTAGATGTTTAGAAGTTTTTTTAATTTATATATTTCTTCAAGAGACCGTTTTTGATAAGTCTGGTCATTGGTGTCATAAATATCAAGCCATAATTTTAATGCTTTGGCATATTTCTTATCTTTGGAATAAATACTTGCCAGGATGGCTCTGACCATATTCGGGCAGTTTTTCTGGGTGACAGCTACTTCAAGGCTTTCTGTCATCTTTTGAAAATTGCCTTCATTCCTGTAAATTATAGCGCCAAGATAAAGGTGAAACTGCCAGAATGGTTGATGAGAGTCTCTGGTAATATCCTTGCTGTATAGTTCCATTCTATCAATGCCGTAATTTAAGAGGTCAACGGCTTCGTTCGGCCTTTCCTGGTTCCAGGCAAGGGCCCCTGCACCGTACAGGTAGGCATAATCAAAGAATGGATCCAAAAATATCACTCTCCTGCAGTAGGAATACAGTTCGGGAAAAGTGTTTACCTTGTCTATTACTACCAGCTTTTTCGTTTCATTAAACTCTTGGGCTTCTTCTTCCCCTTCGCTATGGACTTTGCCGGCTGCAGCTTTGAGATTCCCGTGATGTTCCTCTCCGGCCTCACTTTTAAGCCCTAAAAGATATTTTAAATAATCCCAGGACAATTTATATTTGGTTTCTTCATCAACTTTTACTTTTGGTTCGCCGTAATATACAAGAAGCTGGATCCAGGCAATGTCAGCTGCAAGCCTGCGAAAACCTCCTATAACACCTGTCAGGTCAAGTACAACAAACTGCTCTATCGGAGATATCCTTGCCTGAGGAAACGGATATGAAAAAGTTTTTGTGAGCATAAAAACGCTTAGACAACCGCAAATAAATATGCTTATTAATGTTAAATGTACACTGCGATAACTTTGCATGGAACCCCTAAAGCAGTCCCGCACTGCGGGACTTTTAGTGACACTGTAATCAGATTTTATTAAAATTCCTTATATTTAAGCAGCCACAGTGAAAGTACCAGGCAAAAAGCGCTATATAGGAGGCCGTATATCAAAGAAACCCAGATCCAGTTTCCGGCAATTACCGGTATATTCCAAAAATCTTTAAGGTTAAAATACTGCAGGTTAGGAGTTAAATAATACATAACTTTTGCTAATATCTTTGTATGAATAAAAGTTGCCTTATTTCCCAGAAATTTCAGTTCTTCGCTGAAATGCCCCAGTATCCAGAAAGATACCGTAAAGCTGACGGAAGATATAGCCGAAGTTGAAAGGAGAGAAAAAAACAAGGCAAGAGAACCGATGATAGTTATTTTTTCAAAAGAAAGCAGTATGGCAAGAGGGTACCTGAAGCTGAATTCCCAACCCTTAAAATACAGAATTGACAGATGAAATATTGACATTATTACGATTCCACAAAAGACAGCTGTAATAAGCCCAAGATACCGCCCTATAAGATAAATGCTTTTTGAAACAGGCCTTGTAAGTATCAGGTATATGGTCTTTGATTCCATTTCTTCCAGGATGAGGTTCACCGAAGCAAAACATATTGTGATCAAGGCAAAAAATTCAATGGCATTAAGACCGATATCAAGCAGGATCCTTTTAGACTGTTCTCCTCCAAGCACAGATAAAAGGAATGAGGACGCCAGCGTGATTATGCCGAACAAAATAATAACATAAAATATTTTGTTCCTTATGTTTTCTATCAAAGTGTAATAGGCAATAGCGGTTATTTTTTTAAACATGACATTTCACTAATTACATTATTGAGTTAATTTTGCTAAAATATCGTCATTGCGAGCGTTAGCGAAGCAATCTATACTTACACTTGATAAAATAATAAGATTGCCACGTCTCTTTACTCCTCGCAATGACCGACAATTCTGATAAAGTTTAATTTAACAGTATACTAAAAATTTATCCTTCCTACTTCAGATGAACCTGAGACACATGACACGAATATTTTTTCAAGTTCTCCTTCTTTGCCTGACCATTCGTCCTGGTTGACTATCCTGACTAAGTTCCCTTTCACCAGTATCCCTACCCTGTCGCATACTTTCTCTACCTCGGAAATAAGGTGCGAGGACAAGAAAATGGTTTTACCTTTTGACTTTAGTTTTATTATAAGGCTGCGCATTTCTGCCACAGCCAGCGGGTCAAGCCCGCTTACAGGTTCATCATATATTAAAATCTTGGGGTCATGAAGCAGGCTTTGAGCTATGCCTATTCTCTGTACCATTCCTTTTGAAAACTCCGAAAGCCTTCTATCCTGCCATTCTTTTAATCCCACAACTTCAAGCATCTCCTTTACTTTCATTTCTATATCAGCAATGCCAGAAAGGTTCCCGTAAAACCTCAGAATTTCCGCTGCTGTAAGGTATTTATAGAAGTACGGAACTTCGGGCATATACCCTATATCTTTCAAAACATCCTGGTCCGGAGTATTCTTGCCGAAAATAGCTATACTCCCTGCCGTGGGATAAAGAAGGCCCAGGATAAGTTTTATGGTAGTGGTCTTTCCTGAACCATTTAAGCCCAATAAACCAAAAATCTCACCTTGGTTTATTTCAAAAGACATATCTTTTACTCCGACAGTCTCGTGAACCTTGGTGAGAGTTTTTCGTTTATATATTTTCGTTAAATTATCTGCCCGGATTGCATGCATTTTAATACCGGAACTGTTCTTTAGCAAGTTCAAAGCTCTAAATGCTTTACTTTTGTTACTCCTGAAAAATCACCGATCTGTTTTATCAGGTCATCAGAGACACTGGCATCAACGTTCACAATAGTTAATGCCTCGCCGCCTACCTCTGTCCTTCCTACCTGCATCTGGGCTATATTAACCTTATTCTTTCCAAGGAAAGTGCCTATCTGCCCTATCACTCCGGGCCTGTCTATGTTAGAGACAAGAAGTATACTCCCGGATGGAATAAGGTCTACGTTCATATTTTTTATTTTTACAAACCTGGGGTTCTTATGGCTGAACAATGTACCAGAAACAATAAATTCATCCTTATCCGTCTTTACCTTTGCGGTAATAAGAGACGTGTAGTCTTCCACTTCCTGTGTTTTTATCTCTTTGATCTTGATCCCGCGTTCTTTTGCAAGAAGAGGGGCATTTACAAAATTGACAGCCACATCATCAAGCATATTTTTTAACAACCCTTTTAAATATGCCACAAGAATAGGGTTTGTATTGAATTTGGTTATTTCGCCTGCATACTCGATCTCAATCTCAAGAAGCCCGCCTTCCATTACCTGGCTTTGGAATGACCCTATCTTTTCAGCCAAAGAAATATAAGGTTCTATTTTTTTGTACGTTTCAGAATCAATGGCCGGTACATTTACTGCATTCCTAATAGCTCCTTTTGTAAAATAATCAATCAAAACCTCGCTCATTTCCTGTGCGATCTTTACCTGGGCCTCTTCGGTTGATGCAGCAAGGTGCGGGGTAACAACAGTGCCTTCGGTTTCGATTATTGACCAGTCAACAGGCGGCTCTTTTGCAAAAACATCTATAGCAGCACCTTTTACGTACCCTTCTTTAATGGCATCTGAAAGGGCTTTTTCATCAATTATCGGGCCCCTGGCGCAGTTAATTATTCTGACCCCTTTTTTCATCTTTTTTATTGTATCCTTATTTATCATCCCTTTTGTGGTTTCATTTAGCGGCGAATGGATCGAGATATAATCAGCTCCGGCATAAACTTCATCAAGGGACATAAGTTCTATCCCGAGGCTTTTTGCAAAATCAGAGTTGATGAACGGATCAAAAGCTATTATCTTCATTCCAAAAGCTATCATTCTCTGGGCCACTTCCCTGCCTATCCTTCCAAGGCCAATGAGCCCTAAAGTTTTTCCCTGGAGTTCAGTACCGTTGAATTTCGAACGGTTCCACTCTTTGTTTTTCAGTGACCCGTAAGCCTGCGGTATGTTGCGCGCAAGAGCAAGCATAAGCCCGATAGTATGTTCTGCCGCAGAGATAGTATTTCCTCCTGGTGCGTTGGTCACGATTATGCCTTTTTTTGTCGCACTTAAAAGGTCAATATTATCAACCCCCGTGCCGGCTCTTCCTATAAATTTAAGTTTTTTCCCTGCTTCCACTATCTCTTGAGTAACCTTCACTTCCGAGCGGATCATAAGCCCGTCATAATCCTCAATAAGTTTCTTGAACTCTTCAGGGGTTGGTTTATCATGTATTTCAACCTTAAAATCCTTATGCTGGAGCAATAACTCCAGCCCTTCCGTGCTCTTGTAAGTCAATAATATTTTATACATGATAACTCCTTAATTATCAGCGTTTAGCGGATAGCGTAGAGCGGATAGGAAAGTCAAAATATTGATTCTTATTTTCTATACGCTAAACGCTATACGCTCTACGCTATTTATTAGCCTCTTAACAAGACTTCTTCTGCCGCTGCCACGCCTTTGCCTTTTTCAAGTTTGTGGCCTAATTGAGAAAGGACCATCTCAAGGCATGCAAAACCGACCAGAAGGTCTGCTTTGCCTATATAGCCCATATGTGCGAACCTTATGATCTTCCCTTTTAGTTTGCCCTGGCCGCCTGCTATAGAAACACCATATTCTTCCCTTAATTTCTTGACTATCTTGCCGCCGTCTATGCCTTCAGGGACTTTTGCGCTTGTAACGACTTCGCAGGGTTTTTCTCCGAAAAGCTCTAAGTTAAGCGCCTTCATCCCGGCTCTTGCGGCTCTTGCAAGGAGTTCGCATTCTTTCCAAATATTTTCAATGCCTTCCTGCTTGATCAACCTTAAAGATTCTTCAAGAGCAACTATCAAAGTAACTGCCGGAGTAAACGGGGTTTCCTTTGTTTCCAAGGATTTTTTCATTTTCTTAAAATCAAAATAAAACTTAGGCAGTTTTGATTCTTCTATAAGTTTCCAGGCTTTTGGGCTTAGAGAGACAAAAGCAAGCCCCGGGCCTAGCATCAAACCTTTCTGAGAACCAGACACAACGACATCCACGTTCCATTCATCTGTAAGCAGTTTCTGGCCGCCGAGGCCTGATATCGCATCAGCGACAAGTATGGCATTTGTTCTTGAAACTATCTTGCCTATGGCCTCCATATCATTTACAACCCCAGTTGAGGTCTCTGTAAATGTAGTGTAAACGGCTTTTATCTTTGGATTTGCTGTAAGAGCTTTTTCAATCTCTGCCGGCTTAACAATGTTTCCCCATTCAACCTGAATGTTTGTGGATTTTATGCCGTAAACTTCAGCTATCTTTGACCATCTTTCTCCGAAATTACCGCATGATGCGACCAGTATCTCATCTCCCGGGCTCAAGAGGTTGACTATAGAAGCTTCCATTGCGCCTGTTCCTGATGCAGCTATTATAAGGACATCGTTCTTTGTTTGGTATACATATTTAAGCCCTTCAACGACCTTACTGAAAATCTCGCCGAATTCGCCGGTGCGGTGGTGAAGTATAGGCAAGGCTTCTTTTAAAGCTACCTGCGGCGGGATAGGGGTGGGGCCTGGCGTTAATAAATAGTGTTTTTTCATTATCATACCCTCCTGGTTTTATTGTGATTTAATTCACATATTAATCTTATCAAAATATAATCTATTTTGTCAAGCATGTTTCATTATTTCATTTTAACATTTATTTTAGGTCGGTAATATGCTACAACACACTTTGGATTGTCTTTTAATATCTGTCTTTGAAATCACATTATTGTGAATAACTTCACATTTATTTTAAAGTGTGCTTTAAAACTTCATCCATGTGCTTAACAGGGATTAATTTAATTTTTTCTTTAATGTCTTTTGGAATATCATCCAGGTCTTTAACATTGCCTTCCGGGTAAATCACTGTTTTTATGCCATCCCTGTAAGCAGCCAGGACCTTTTCTTTAAGCCCTCCTATGGCCAGGACCCTGCCTCGCAAAGTTACCTCGCCGGTCATGGCAACATCTTTTTTTACCGGTATTCCAGATACCACGGAAGAAAGTGCAGTAGCTATGGCTATGCCCGCGCTTGGCCCGTCTTTTGGGACAGCACCCTCTGGCACATGGATATGAAAATCCATTTCTTTGAATATTTTATCTTTTGCTTTTAATTTTATTGCAGATGCACGCACATAAGAAAGAGCTGCCTGGGCTGATTCTTTCATAACATCTCCCAGTTTGCCGGTAAGGCTAAGCATGCCTTTGCCTTTCATTTTGTTCACTTCTATGGTAAGGGTTTCTCCCCCGACTTCGGTCCAGGCAAGGCCTGTCGCAACACCGACCGCGTTAGGTGCAACCTTTTCTCTTATATACTGCGGTATACCTAAGAATTTGTTGAGGTTATCATCGGTCACTATAATCTGTTTAGCCTTTTCATCCATTGCAAGTTCTTTGGCTATTTTTCTGCAGAGGTTTGCTATTTCCCTTTCCAAATTCCTGACGCCTGCCTCATGGGTGTAATCGGAAATAATTTTTTTCACGGCCTCCGCAGTTATGCTGAGCTCTTTTTCGGACAACCCGTGCTGCGCAAGCTGTTTCGGCACTAGATATTTCTGAGCGATCTGCATTTTTTCTTCACTGGTATAACCCGAAAACCGCAAAACTTCCATCCTGTCTAAAAGAGTAGGAGGTATATTGTAAAGAGTATTTGCCGTTGTTATGAACATTACATTAGACAGGTCAAACTCTACGTCAAGGTAATGATCGACAAAAGAGTAGTTTTGTTCAGGGTCCAAGACTTCCAAAAGAGCGCTTGAAGGGTCACCTCTCCAGTCTGAACCGAGTTTGTCTATTTCATCGAGTATAAAAACGGGATTGTTAGATTTTGCTTTTTTCATGGACTGGATTATCCTGCCGGGCAGGGCACCGATATAGGTCCTTCTATGCCCCCTTATTTCCGCCTCATCGCGTACGCCGCCAAGCGATATCCTTGCAAAGTTCCTTCCCAGGCTCCTGGCTACGGATTTTGCTATGGAAGTTTTTCCCACGCCCGGAGGCCCGATAAAACAAAGTATAGGGCCTTTTATCTTCTTGACCCTGCCCAGGACAGCCAGGTATTCCAGCACTCTTTCTTTGATCTTATCAAGCCCGTAATGGTCTTCATCAAGTATTTTTTTTGCTCTTTTTATATCAAGGGTATCTTTGGTAGTGGCTTCCCAGGGTATGCTTACCAGCCAGTCGATATATGTACGGATGACCGTGGCTTCCGGCGAAAACGGCATCATTTTTTCAAGGCGTTCGATCTCTTTTTCCGCCACTTCCTGGGCTTCTTTCGACATCTTTGCTTCTTTTACCTTAACTTTTAATGTGTCTATGTCCTTGGCATAGTCATCTTTCTGCTTTAATTCTTTCTGAATGGCCTTCATCTGCTCTGTCAGGTAATACTCTTTTTGCGTTTTTTCTATCTGCCCTCTGACCCTGTTCTGTATGCGGCGTTCGATATTCAATATCTCTATCTCGGCATTCAATATTTCAACGAGCTGTTCAAGCCTGGCATTAGGGTTTGACAATTCCAGGACCTGCTGTTTTTTAGGGATCTGTAT
Proteins encoded in this region:
- the lon gene encoding endopeptidase La, which translates into the protein MSEIDKSLSSKLKETNIEIPSKLPLLPVRDIIVFPAMVIPLAVGRDKSIKALEEAMASKRMIFLVTQKNIHTEDPTKEDIYQTGTVAEVIQMLKMPDGTLKVLVEGMYRASWSNFRLNEKNYIEVDITVLSDNVISSPELTALMRRSVALFEQYVKLNSRLPMEIAVATASIADAGRLADTIASHLMIQIPKKQQVLELSNPNARLEQLVEILNAEIEILNIERRIQNRVRGQIEKTQKEYYLTEQMKAIQKELKQKDDYAKDIDTLKVKVKEAKMSKEAQEVAEKEIERLEKMMPFSPEATVIRTYIDWLVSIPWEATTKDTLDIKRAKKILDEDHYGLDKIKERVLEYLAVLGRVKKIKGPILCFIGPPGVGKTSIAKSVARSLGRNFARISLGGVRDEAEIRGHRRTYIGALPGRIIQSMKKAKSNNPVFILDEIDKLGSDWRGDPSSALLEVLDPEQNYSFVDHYLDVEFDLSNVMFITTANTLYNIPPTLLDRMEVLRFSGYTSEEKMQIAQKYLVPKQLAQHGLSEKELSITAEAVKKIISDYTHEAGVRNLEREIANLCRKIAKELAMDEKAKQIIVTDDNLNKFLGIPQYIREKVAPNAVGVATGLAWTEVGGETLTIEVNKMKGKGMLSLTGKLGDVMKESAQAALSYVRASAIKLKAKDKIFKEMDFHIHVPEGAVPKDGPSAGIAIATALSSVVSGIPVKKDVAMTGEVTLRGRVLAIGGLKEKVLAAYRDGIKTVIYPEGNVKDLDDIPKDIKEKIKLIPVKHMDEVLKHTLK